In the genome of Candidatus Aegiribacteria sp., the window CTGTGATAGACAACGCAAGGGACGCGGTTCCCGGATCCTGGAGCTGGGGCCAGAGGCTTTTCTTCAATGAAGACGGCGAACGTGCCAGTTTTACAGGACAGCGAATTTCAGATTTCAGGGCTGATCACGTAAGCAATGGAGGAGATCCTTCGGATATATCCGAGGAGAACAACCTCAATATGGTTCTGTTGATACAAATTCCCCTGAAGCAGAGAAACCCTCAGAGTACATATTTCGATGATGTGTGCTGCGAATCTTCAATTGTAACTCTTGGTGGAGCAGGTGAATCCAACAGCCGCGGATCAGACGTTGAAGCCGCTGTTATCGGACACGGTGAACTGGAAGGCCCCTTCACGGAAATAGATGATCTTGAGATCCGCAGGGATCCGCAATTCCCTATCAGAGTTACCGTACAGTTCTACAAGGCCACTTCCAACGGGATCGCTTCACAGAATGATCTCGATGAAATCGCTGAAGAGATCCAGAAGGTATACGATCAGGGTTCGTATGTCGGCTCCCTTGTGGTTCCCGATCCTGGATCCTACAGACCCACCGACTGGGACAGGGCATCCGTACCAAGAAGACTGAACAGATACTGGAACCGGGTAAGAAACAATTACCTCGGATGGATAGGACGAAGAGACCTTATCAACTGAACAATGTGCAATTGGGGGCCGGGCCTAACATTTAAACATTTACGCACCGCCCCACGGGGACATGCAACTCTGCGTGTCCCCGCTTGAAAATGTTTAAATGTTAGGCCCGGCCCCCTCTGCGCCTTGGAAACCCTGCACCTTTCTTCTAGATTATACGAATGATGAAAAGAGCATCTGAGCGAAAGCACTGGGACGATTTCTGGAAAAGGGATCGGGACCTTGACGAGATCTACGATAACGATGGACGTATACCTGAAGAAATTCTCAAGCGGATGGACATCAGAGATGCCATTGTAATGGAGGTTGGTGCCGCAACTGCGAGGGACAGTGTTGTCCTCGCGGAAAACGGAGCCGTTTCTGTAGCGCTTGATTATTCCCACGAAGCCCTCAGACTAGCTCATCTGGCAGCTCAAAGGGCTGAAGCAACTCTTCTTCTCGTCTGCGGCGATGCTCTAGCATTGCCCTTTAAAGAGAATTCCATCGATCTTGTTTTTCATCAGGGTGTACTGGAGCATTTCCGCGATCCTGCGCTGCTCCTGAATGAAAACGCTAGAGTACTGAAAAGGAACGGTACTGTACTGGTCGATGTTCCTCAGACACTCCATGTCTATACGGTAATCAAGAAAACACTGATAGCTTTCAATGCATGGTTCGCCGGGTGGGAGACCCAGTTCACTCCGCAAAGTCTCTCAAGACTGCTTGAGGAAGCAGGACTTGAACCCACCGGTGTCTACGGAAGATTCTTCTCGCCATCTCTCGCGTACAGGATATTCAGAGAGTTTCTCATGAAGGCGGGTATAAAACTTCCTTTAAGGCCTGTTCTAATTCCACCAGTTCACAGATTTCGAAGCAGAATCAGAAAGTACATTGAGAATTCCCCTCCCGGTCCGAACCTGGGTTACATAGTGGGTGTCTTCGCAACAAAGAAAGACAGCCGCTGATATGCGTCTGCTTGC includes:
- a CDS encoding class I SAM-dependent methyltransferase, with the protein product MMKRASERKHWDDFWKRDRDLDEIYDNDGRIPEEILKRMDIRDAIVMEVGAATARDSVVLAENGAVSVALDYSHEALRLAHLAAQRAEATLLLVCGDALALPFKENSIDLVFHQGVLEHFRDPALLLNENARVLKRNGTVLVDVPQTLHVYTVIKKTLIAFNAWFAGWETQFTPQSLSRLLEEAGLEPTGVYGRFFSPSLAYRIFREFLMKAGIKLPLRPVLIPPVHRFRSRIRKYIENSPPGPNLGYIVGVFATKKDSR